From the Vibrio vulnificus CMCP6 genome, one window contains:
- the malQ gene encoding 4-alpha-glucanotransferase codes for MKEQTALKKVAEMARLADSYVSAWGDEALVSEETLRRLLNSLGYDTSSDEKLLASAEKKHKKDVLAPVLVLRDGDPVEVELNLGTSARESEFNWRLETEQGEVLEGYLQSQIVRDERAEGGPLVFALPKDLAWGYHKLYVSRKRRKAPYEMALIITPRACFKQDSLELNKKLWGPSIQLYTLRTQHNWGIGDFGDLKLLVSDIASRGGDFIGLNPIHSLFPANPEGASPYSPSSRRWLNILYIDVSSVPEFALSAEAQQKVGSAEFQQRLQKARESHWVNYTEVAELKMSVLPLLFAEFKTRHLDKNSDRARAFLEFVEEGGDSLVHQAAFDALHAELHAQDSNVWGWPVFPEQYRRFDSAATQKFIKDNQEKVHLYMYLQWIADGQIKEAQALAEEKGMSVGLYRDLAVGVADSGSETWADNGNLVLDASIGAPPDILGPLGQNWGLPPLNPEVLQATGYDAYIKLLRANMKHCGALRIDHVLGLLRLWWIPKGEKATEGAYLYYPVEDMLAILALESHRHQCSVIGEDLGTVPDEIVDILRDAGVHSYKVFFFETSKEDGGFISPKHYADQSMAALCTHDMPTLRGFWHCDDLKMGREIGLYPNEEQLNGLFDDRLKCKQGILDSVRWHGYLPEGIGHDAQYVPMDAHLSEALQLHVAAGASALLSVQLEDWLQMDNPVNIPGTVDEYPNWRRKLSMNLEEIFSREDVNRIARRLTEVRAQASK; via the coding sequence ATGAAAGAACAAACAGCATTAAAGAAAGTCGCAGAAATGGCACGATTAGCTGACAGCTATGTCAGCGCTTGGGGAGACGAAGCATTGGTCTCCGAAGAAACGCTACGCCGCCTGCTCAACTCTCTTGGCTATGACACTAGCAGCGATGAAAAACTACTGGCTTCAGCTGAGAAAAAACACAAGAAAGACGTATTAGCGCCAGTATTGGTATTGCGTGATGGCGATCCGGTGGAAGTGGAACTGAATCTTGGCACCAGTGCGCGTGAAAGCGAGTTCAACTGGCGTTTAGAAACAGAACAAGGAGAGGTACTGGAAGGCTATCTTCAGTCACAGATTGTTCGCGATGAACGTGCCGAGGGTGGCCCTCTAGTGTTTGCCCTGCCAAAAGATTTGGCTTGGGGTTATCACAAACTATACGTGAGCCGTAAGCGTCGTAAAGCACCGTATGAAATGGCGTTGATCATCACGCCACGCGCTTGTTTCAAACAAGATTCTCTAGAGTTGAACAAAAAGCTCTGGGGCCCAAGTATTCAGCTTTACACCCTACGCACCCAGCACAACTGGGGTATCGGTGATTTTGGCGATCTTAAATTGCTGGTGAGTGACATCGCATCTCGCGGCGGTGATTTCATCGGTCTGAACCCGATCCACTCGCTATTTCCTGCCAACCCTGAAGGCGCTAGCCCATACAGCCCATCGTCTCGCCGTTGGTTGAACATTCTTTATATCGATGTGAGCTCTGTTCCTGAGTTTGCGCTCAGTGCGGAAGCACAACAGAAAGTTGGCAGCGCCGAATTCCAGCAGCGCCTGCAAAAAGCGCGCGAATCACATTGGGTGAACTACACCGAAGTGGCAGAGCTGAAAATGAGCGTATTGCCACTGCTGTTTGCGGAGTTTAAAACTCGCCATCTCGACAAAAACAGCGATCGTGCTCGCGCGTTCCTAGAGTTTGTGGAAGAAGGCGGTGACAGCCTCGTGCACCAAGCGGCGTTCGATGCATTGCACGCAGAGCTACACGCGCAAGATTCAAACGTGTGGGGCTGGCCAGTTTTCCCTGAGCAATACCGCCGCTTTGATTCTGCCGCGACGCAGAAATTCATCAAAGACAACCAAGAAAAAGTGCACCTTTATATGTACTTGCAGTGGATTGCCGACGGCCAGATCAAAGAAGCGCAAGCGCTGGCTGAAGAGAAAGGCATGTCCGTTGGTCTCTACCGTGACCTTGCAGTCGGTGTGGCTGATTCTGGTAGCGAAACATGGGCAGATAACGGCAACCTAGTACTGGATGCCAGCATCGGTGCGCCACCGGATATCCTTGGTCCACTGGGCCAAAACTGGGGTCTGCCACCACTCAACCCTGAAGTGCTGCAAGCCACTGGTTATGACGCGTACATCAAACTGCTGCGTGCCAACATGAAACATTGTGGCGCACTGCGTATTGACCACGTACTTGGCCTTCTTCGCCTATGGTGGATTCCAAAAGGCGAAAAAGCGACAGAAGGGGCGTACCTCTACTACCCAGTCGAAGACATGCTAGCGATTTTGGCGTTGGAATCTCACCGTCATCAGTGCAGCGTGATCGGTGAAGACTTGGGCACGGTGCCAGATGAAATCGTTGATATCCTGCGTGATGCGGGTGTGCACTCATACAAAGTGTTCTTCTTCGAGACATCAAAAGAAGATGGTGGTTTCATTTCGCCAAAACACTATGCCGATCAGTCGATGGCGGCCTTGTGTACCCATGATATGCCAACGCTACGCGGCTTCTGGCATTGCGATGACCTCAAAATGGGTCGCGAAATTGGCCTCTATCCAAACGAAGAGCAGCTCAATGGCTTGTTCGACGATCGCCTAAAATGCAAGCAAGGCATTCTGGACAGCGTGCGTTGGCATGGTTACTTGCCAGAAGGCATTGGCCACGATGCGCAATACGTGCCAATGGATGCGCATTTAAGTGAAGCATTGCAGTTGCATGTTGCAGCAGGCGCTTCCGCACTGCTCAGTGTTCAGCTGGAAGACTGGTTGCAAATGGACAACCCAGTCAACATCCCGGGCACGGTCGATGAGTACCCGAACTGGCGTCGTAAATTGTCGATGAACCTTGAAGAGATTTTCAGCCGTGAGGATGTGAATCGAATCGCTCGTCGTCTAACGGAAGTGCGCGCGCAAGCGAGCAAATAA
- the glgB gene encoding 1,4-alpha-glucan branching protein GlgB produces MRIVFTTLAVWRGKKGLKKLVKSKVNQMFEKLSQAACSEPFAFLGPFIDPTQGALRVWMPGATGVALVLEGQPRIALEREKESAFILKADLNLHLTHYQLAIDWNGVEQLVDDPYQYHGIYAEYDDLHTPKTMYQHMGSQFMTLERDGKSISGIRFLVYAPHATAVSLVGSFNDWDGRRHPMQRLDYGIWGLFIPDLAEGVSYKFEMKGPKGEGLPHKADPWGFYAEQYPSFASVTYDHARYQWQDAQWQTRPVTEKRKEALSFYELHAGSWKRNEQGEFLNYRELAAELVPYLVDMGYTHVELMPVSEHPFYGSWGYQPVGLFAPTSRYGSPDDFKFFVDACHQAGIGVVLDWVPAHFPSDDHGLANFDGTPLFHDPDPRRGWHQDWNSFIYDLGREQVRRFLVSNALYWFEQFHIDGIRVDAVASMLYLDYSRSHGQWIPNMDGGNENYDAIATLKWMNEEVYKYFPNAMTIAEESTAFPGVSAPTFMGGLGFGFKWNMGWMHDSLSYIKEEPVHRKYHHNTLTFPLVYAHSENYVLSLSHDEVVYGKGSIHNKMPGDEWQQTANLRAYFGYMYGQPGKKLNFMGAEIGQTAEWNHDDQLQWFLLDFPRHQGVQALTRDLNHLYRNQAALHDQDCIPAGFEWRLQDAAEQSIIAHERISEAGERILVVSNFTPVPRDEFRLGVPNKGRYQLLLNTDDSKYAGSGYEVVVDAKSEAVVSEDLAQSIVLRLPPLSTLFYKLV; encoded by the coding sequence ATGAGGATTGTGTTCACAACGTTGGCTGTTTGGCGAGGGAAAAAAGGTTTGAAAAAATTAGTAAAAAGTAAAGTGAATCAGATGTTTGAGAAATTGTCTCAAGCCGCTTGTTCAGAGCCGTTTGCATTTTTAGGTCCATTTATTGACCCAACACAAGGGGCACTGCGCGTCTGGATGCCGGGTGCGACGGGGGTGGCATTGGTATTAGAAGGCCAACCACGTATCGCGCTTGAGCGAGAAAAAGAGAGTGCCTTCATTCTCAAAGCCGATCTCAATCTGCATCTTACCCATTATCAATTGGCGATCGATTGGAATGGCGTCGAGCAACTTGTCGATGACCCATACCAATACCACGGTATCTACGCCGAGTATGACGATCTCCACACGCCGAAAACCATGTATCAACACATGGGCTCACAGTTTATGACGCTTGAGCGCGACGGCAAATCAATCTCAGGTATCCGTTTCTTGGTGTATGCGCCGCATGCGACCGCAGTGAGTCTCGTAGGCAGCTTCAATGATTGGGATGGCCGACGTCACCCAATGCAGCGCCTTGATTACGGCATTTGGGGTTTATTCATTCCGGATTTAGCCGAAGGGGTGAGCTACAAATTCGAAATGAAAGGGCCGAAGGGTGAAGGCTTACCACACAAAGCCGACCCTTGGGGCTTCTACGCCGAGCAATACCCATCTTTTGCTTCCGTAACGTACGATCACGCCCGCTACCAGTGGCAAGATGCCCAATGGCAAACTCGCCCAGTGACCGAGAAACGCAAAGAAGCGCTCTCTTTCTACGAGTTGCATGCCGGTTCTTGGAAGCGCAACGAGCAAGGTGAGTTCCTGAATTATCGCGAACTGGCCGCCGAGTTGGTGCCCTATTTGGTGGATATGGGCTACACCCATGTTGAACTGATGCCTGTCTCTGAGCACCCGTTCTACGGCTCTTGGGGTTACCAGCCTGTGGGTCTCTTTGCACCAACCAGCCGCTATGGATCACCCGATGATTTCAAATTCTTCGTCGATGCCTGTCACCAAGCTGGCATTGGTGTGGTACTGGATTGGGTGCCTGCGCACTTCCCATCGGACGATCATGGCTTGGCCAATTTTGATGGTACACCATTGTTCCACGACCCAGATCCACGCCGTGGTTGGCACCAAGACTGGAACTCGTTTATCTACGATCTTGGCCGCGAGCAAGTACGCCGTTTCTTGGTTTCTAATGCACTGTATTGGTTTGAGCAGTTCCATATCGATGGTATTCGGGTGGATGCGGTGGCATCGATGCTGTATCTCGATTATTCACGCAGCCATGGCCAGTGGATACCGAACATGGATGGCGGCAACGAAAACTACGATGCGATTGCCACGCTAAAATGGATGAATGAGGAAGTGTACAAATACTTCCCGAATGCGATGACGATTGCGGAAGAGTCGACCGCTTTCCCGGGCGTGTCCGCACCGACCTTTATGGGCGGTTTGGGTTTTGGCTTTAAGTGGAATATGGGTTGGATGCACGATAGCCTTTCTTACATCAAAGAAGAGCCTGTTCATCGCAAATACCACCACAATACCCTCACGTTCCCACTCGTTTACGCTCACAGTGAGAACTACGTCTTGTCGCTTTCTCACGATGAAGTGGTGTACGGCAAAGGTTCTATTCACAACAAAATGCCAGGTGATGAGTGGCAGCAAACCGCCAACTTACGTGCGTATTTTGGTTACATGTATGGTCAACCGGGCAAAAAACTCAACTTTATGGGCGCGGAAATCGGCCAAACGGCAGAGTGGAATCACGATGACCAACTGCAATGGTTCTTGCTCGATTTCCCACGTCACCAAGGCGTGCAAGCCTTGACGCGTGATCTCAACCACTTGTATCGCAACCAAGCGGCGCTGCACGATCAAGATTGCATTCCAGCCGGTTTTGAGTGGCGTTTACAAGATGCTGCCGAGCAGAGCATTATTGCTCATGAGCGTATCAGTGAAGCAGGCGAGCGTATCTTGGTGGTGAGTAACTTTACTCCAGTGCCACGTGATGAATTCCGCTTAGGCGTGCCAAACAAAGGCCGCTACCAATTACTGCTCAACACCGACGACAGCAAATACGCAGGCAGTGGCTACGAGGTTGTAGTAGACGCCAAGAGCGAAGCGGTGGTCAGTGAAGATTTGGCTCAGTCGATTGTGTTGCGCCTACCACCACTGTCGACCCTGTTCTACAAGCTGGTCTAA
- a CDS encoding methyl-accepting chemotaxis protein — MTLTIANKIRLGFAICLLFFIVASYVSYQGMVNAASNFRHYGELAGETTLAGEIQANFLKVRLSADKYLATLENSHLTTYQQRVQKITKMIQDDIARTDDDKHRAYLDKALAEVKHFEHTFGQLKQNVEQVEKAIYQDMVKVEKQALHDLEAILDNAHRSLKPEVEYYAALLMEKFLLANLAVLHYVHKENEESLQQVRVTLSETLPQLEEQFRTVIESEEQKALLQAFVQQRALFIKAFDHTVMLKNQQNGHRKKLAEYGELLSSDLEALKLLSIEEQTQLTAELQEKKKQTIEVILGLAVAAVVIGIACAYTVANSIGKGIRKVKRISTELSKGNLSVEVVVEGKDEIGELLANMRETILSLRDIVDKVNLSCYKVAQMSEELSAITNTTSRSSDALNSEMEQISASVQQLSTSTTEIAQSATDSASFAQRATHNVSQGLDEVHKTLDAIEKAEHEMAGSSKQIGDLYQESMDIGSILEVIHGVAEQTNLLALNAAIEAARAGEQGRGFAVVADEVRSLAKRTQEATAQIETMIGSLQHGAEEAKNSIDQSHHTVTGAAQQAQSTTSNLENIQTLIEELNDTNIQIAAAVEEQSMVTANVSESVTETYNITRDNNEAVKNIAESAQELAVVAQDLETQMKRFKTA, encoded by the coding sequence ATGACTTTGACCATCGCCAACAAAATCCGCCTTGGCTTTGCCATCTGCCTACTGTTTTTTATCGTTGCCTCTTACGTGAGTTATCAAGGGATGGTCAATGCGGCGAGCAACTTCCGTCATTACGGTGAACTGGCGGGAGAAACCACCTTAGCGGGTGAAATTCAAGCCAACTTCTTAAAAGTCAGACTCAGTGCTGATAAGTATCTGGCTACTTTAGAAAATTCCCACCTCACTACCTATCAGCAGCGTGTGCAAAAAATCACCAAGATGATTCAAGACGATATTGCACGCACTGACGATGACAAGCATCGCGCCTACTTAGACAAAGCGCTGGCTGAGGTGAAGCATTTCGAACACACCTTTGGGCAGTTGAAGCAAAATGTTGAGCAAGTCGAAAAGGCGATCTATCAAGATATGGTGAAGGTCGAGAAGCAAGCGTTACACGATCTTGAAGCGATCTTGGACAATGCGCATCGCTCGCTCAAGCCAGAGGTCGAGTATTACGCCGCGCTGCTGATGGAAAAATTTCTCTTGGCGAATTTGGCGGTGCTTCATTATGTGCATAAAGAGAATGAGGAAAGCCTTCAGCAAGTTCGAGTGACACTGTCCGAAACCTTGCCGCAACTAGAAGAGCAGTTTCGCACTGTGATTGAAAGTGAAGAGCAAAAAGCTTTGCTGCAAGCGTTTGTGCAGCAAAGAGCGCTCTTCATCAAAGCGTTTGATCACACGGTGATGCTGAAAAACCAACAAAATGGCCATCGGAAGAAGTTGGCTGAGTATGGAGAATTGTTGTCATCCGATCTCGAAGCATTAAAACTGCTTTCGATAGAAGAACAAACGCAGTTAACCGCTGAATTGCAAGAAAAGAAAAAGCAAACCATTGAAGTCATTTTGGGACTAGCGGTGGCAGCGGTGGTTATTGGCATTGCGTGTGCCTACACCGTGGCAAACTCGATTGGCAAGGGCATCCGTAAGGTGAAACGCATTTCCACCGAATTATCGAAAGGAAACTTATCGGTTGAGGTCGTGGTGGAAGGGAAAGATGAAATCGGCGAATTGTTGGCCAACATGCGTGAAACCATTCTCTCACTGCGCGACATTGTCGATAAGGTGAATCTCTCTTGTTATAAAGTGGCCCAGATGTCGGAAGAGCTGAGCGCCATTACCAACACCACCAGTCGCTCATCAGATGCCCTCAACAGTGAAATGGAACAAATTTCTGCCTCGGTGCAACAGCTCTCCACCAGCACCACCGAGATTGCGCAAAGTGCGACAGATTCAGCAAGCTTTGCCCAACGTGCGACTCACAATGTCAGTCAGGGGCTGGACGAGGTGCACAAAACCTTAGACGCGATCGAAAAAGCCGAGCACGAAATGGCAGGCAGTTCGAAACAGATTGGCGATTTGTATCAAGAGTCGATGGATATTGGCTCTATTTTGGAAGTGATTCATGGTGTGGCTGAGCAAACCAACTTGTTGGCGCTCAATGCCGCGATTGAAGCGGCCAGAGCGGGTGAGCAAGGCCGCGGTTTTGCCGTGGTGGCGGATGAAGTGCGCTCATTGGCAAAACGCACACAAGAAGCCACCGCGCAGATCGAAACCATGATCGGCTCGTTGCAGCACGGTGCGGAAGAGGCAAAAAACTCCATCGACCAAAGCCACCACACCGTAACGGGGGCGGCGCAGCAAGCGCAGTCGACCACCTCGAACTTAGAAAATATTCAAACCTTGATTGAAGAGTTAAATGACACCAATATCCAAATCGCGGCGGCGGTAGAGGAGCAGAGCATGGTGACCGCCAACGTCAGCGAAAGTGTCACCGAAACCTACAATATCACCCGAGACAACAATGAAGCGGTGAAAAACATCGCCGAATCGGCACAAGAGTTGGCGGTGGTGGCGCAGGATTTGGAAACTCAGATGAAGCGATTCAAAACCGCGTAA
- the rimO gene encoding 30S ribosomal protein S12 methylthiotransferase RimO: protein MTVQTFTPNQTTTLDTAKKTIEQQSQELTPSGGNKIGFVSLGCPKNLVDSERILTQLRTEGYEIVNSYHDSDVVIVNTCGFIDSAVQESLDTIGEALKENGKVIVTGCLGAREDEIREVHPGVLGITGPHAYENVLEHVHQFAPKPEHNPFTSLVPDHGVKLTPKHYAYLKISEGCNHRCTFCIIPSMRGDLVSRPVGEILSEAERLKNAGVKELLVISQDTSAYGVDSKHSLGFANGSPVRQNIKALSEELGKMGIWVRLHYVYPYPHVDDLIPLMAEGKILPYLDIPFQHASPNVLKAMKRPGRAERTLDQIKKWREICPELVIRSTFIVGFPGETDEDFEMLLEWLKEAQLDRVGCFKYSPVEGAAANDIDDQISEEVKQERFECFMLVQQEISAAKLQKRIGSTMKVIIDEVDEEGAIGRTYADAPEIDGLVYLNGETSLKAGELVDVLIEHADEYDLWGSLVRA from the coding sequence ATGACAGTTCAAACGTTTACGCCAAACCAAACCACAACGTTGGATACGGCCAAAAAAACCATCGAGCAACAGAGCCAAGAGTTAACGCCAAGCGGCGGTAACAAAATCGGTTTCGTCTCATTAGGTTGTCCCAAAAACCTCGTTGATTCTGAACGAATCCTGACGCAACTTCGCACCGAAGGCTATGAAATCGTCAACAGCTACCACGATTCGGACGTGGTGATCGTCAACACTTGTGGCTTTATTGATAGCGCAGTTCAAGAGTCGCTCGACACTATCGGTGAAGCGCTTAAAGAGAACGGCAAAGTGATCGTGACCGGTTGCTTGGGCGCGCGTGAAGATGAAATTCGCGAAGTGCACCCGGGCGTTTTAGGCATTACGGGCCCACATGCGTATGAAAACGTGTTAGAGCACGTACATCAGTTTGCGCCAAAGCCAGAGCACAACCCGTTTACCAGCCTAGTGCCTGATCACGGCGTGAAGCTGACGCCAAAACACTACGCTTACCTAAAAATATCGGAAGGCTGTAACCACCGTTGTACCTTCTGCATCATCCCGTCCATGCGTGGTGACTTGGTCAGCCGCCCGGTGGGAGAAATCCTCAGTGAAGCAGAACGCCTGAAAAACGCAGGGGTGAAAGAGCTATTGGTGATCAGCCAAGACACCAGTGCCTACGGTGTGGACAGCAAACACAGCCTGGGTTTTGCTAACGGTTCTCCAGTGCGTCAAAACATCAAAGCGCTGAGTGAAGAGCTGGGCAAAATGGGCATTTGGGTGCGCCTGCACTACGTTTACCCATATCCACATGTGGATGATTTGATCCCGCTGATGGCGGAAGGAAAAATCCTGCCTTACTTGGATATTCCATTCCAACACGCCAGCCCGAATGTACTTAAAGCGATGAAGCGCCCTGGCCGTGCGGAACGCACGCTCGATCAAATCAAAAAATGGCGCGAGATCTGCCCAGAGTTGGTGATTCGCTCAACCTTTATCGTTGGTTTCCCTGGCGAAACGGATGAAGATTTCGAGATGCTGCTAGAGTGGCTAAAAGAAGCGCAACTGGATCGTGTGGGCTGTTTCAAATACTCACCAGTAGAAGGGGCGGCTGCAAACGACATTGATGATCAGATCTCGGAAGAAGTGAAGCAAGAGCGTTTTGAGTGTTTCATGCTGGTTCAACAAGAAATCAGCGCGGCGAAGCTGCAAAAACGCATTGGCAGCACCATGAAAGTGATCATCGATGAAGTAGACGAAGAAGGCGCGATTGGTCGTACCTACGCGGATGCACCAGAAATCGATGGCTTAGTTTACCTCAACGGTGAAACCAGCCTCAAAGCAGGTGAGTTGGTGGACGTGCTTATCGAGCACGCTGACGAATACGACCTGTGGGGATCGTTGGTTCGCGCCTAG
- a CDS encoding LysE family translocator, with the protein MELSQLSALALFAFVSTFTPGPNNIMLMTSGANVGFVRTIPHMLGITLGFAVMVILIGVGLMGLFHSYPLSHQILKYLSLSYLVCLAAKIAFSGKASERKDFKPMSFLQAASFQWVNPKGWTMALTAVSVYSTGSQWWELVLIAGVFILANLPSVSFWTAAGTQLQRWLTTHTRVKSFNISMALLLLLSTVPMLN; encoded by the coding sequence ATGGAGCTGTCTCAGCTCAGCGCTTTGGCGCTGTTTGCCTTTGTATCGACGTTTACCCCCGGTCCCAACAACATTATGTTGATGACCTCCGGCGCCAATGTCGGGTTTGTTCGTACCATTCCGCACATGCTCGGCATTACGCTTGGCTTTGCGGTGATGGTGATACTGATTGGTGTGGGTTTGATGGGGCTATTTCACAGCTACCCACTCTCACACCAAATCCTTAAGTACCTCAGTTTGAGCTATTTGGTTTGTCTGGCGGCGAAGATTGCCTTCAGCGGCAAAGCCAGTGAGCGAAAAGATTTTAAACCGATGAGTTTTTTGCAAGCGGCAAGTTTCCAGTGGGTGAACCCAAAAGGCTGGACCATGGCGCTCACGGCAGTCAGCGTTTACAGCACCGGGAGTCAATGGTGGGAGCTGGTTTTGATCGCTGGGGTATTCATTTTGGCCAATCTGCCTTCGGTCAGCTTTTGGACCGCCGCTGGAACTCAGTTACAGCGCTGGCTCACCACGCATACGCGAGTAAAGAGCTTTAATATCAGCATGGCATTGCTGCTGTTGCTATCGACTGTGCCGATGCTCAACTAA
- a CDS encoding Lrp/AsnC family transcriptional regulator, translated as MDRFDEKILHALKCDGRISNVELSERVGLSPSATLRRVQELERKGVIKGYRAVLDSNQLGIGFVAYVSIGLASHSKKAQQEFEDHVRFVDEVVECHNITGANEYLLRVETKDLVAYKKFHADVLGECEQVKSITTMVVMDSPKDER; from the coding sequence ATGGATAGATTTGACGAAAAAATATTGCACGCCCTCAAGTGTGATGGCCGAATTTCAAATGTAGAGCTCTCAGAAAGGGTTGGATTGTCGCCTTCCGCGACTCTGCGCCGCGTGCAGGAGCTGGAGCGAAAAGGGGTTATCAAGGGGTATCGTGCGGTATTGGATAGCAACCAATTGGGGATCGGTTTTGTCGCCTACGTGTCGATTGGTTTGGCATCGCACAGCAAAAAAGCGCAGCAAGAGTTTGAAGATCACGTCCGCTTCGTTGATGAAGTGGTGGAATGCCACAACATTACCGGCGCCAATGAGTATTTGTTACGGGTAGAAACCAAAGATCTCGTCGCGTATAAGAAGTTTCACGCCGATGTGCTGGGTGAATGCGAGCAGGTAAAATCCATCACCACCATGGTCGTGATGGATTCGCCGAAAGATGAGCGTTAA
- the pcp gene encoding pyroglutamyl-peptidase I encodes MRKVLLTGFEPFGGESINPSLELVKQMASRALPQVEIIGCEVPVVRYQAIETVLQAVETHQPDLVLMIGQASGRCAITPERVAINLDDYRIEDNAGHQPVDEPIIATGPAAYFSTLPVKAITHALQQAGIPCQLSHSAGTFVCNHLFYGVQHHLHTRAIRSGFIHIPLLPEQASASNQPSMSLETLVHGLEMMMMTCLETEQDTKHTGGTIC; translated from the coding sequence ATGCGTAAGGTACTACTCACCGGATTTGAGCCATTTGGTGGCGAATCAATCAACCCCTCACTGGAGTTGGTCAAGCAAATGGCTTCGCGCGCTTTGCCACAGGTGGAGATCATTGGCTGTGAAGTGCCTGTGGTTCGCTACCAAGCGATCGAAACGGTGCTGCAAGCCGTTGAAACACATCAACCAGATTTAGTACTCATGATTGGCCAAGCGTCAGGGCGTTGCGCCATCACTCCTGAGCGTGTTGCGATTAATCTGGATGACTATCGCATCGAAGACAATGCCGGTCATCAACCGGTGGACGAGCCGATCATAGCAACGGGCCCTGCTGCCTATTTTTCGACCTTACCAGTGAAGGCGATCACCCATGCGCTGCAACAAGCAGGCATCCCGTGCCAACTCTCTCACAGCGCAGGCACGTTTGTGTGCAATCACCTTTTCTACGGTGTTCAGCATCATTTGCACACACGCGCAATTCGCAGTGGATTTATCCACATCCCTCTGCTGCCAGAGCAAGCCAGTGCTTCCAACCAACCGAGTATGAGCTTAGAAACATTGGTACATGGCTTGGAAATGATGATGATGACCTGTCTTGAAACAGAACAAGACACCAAACACACTGGCGGAACGATTTGTTAA
- a CDS encoding lytic polysaccharide monooxygenase, whose amino-acid sequence MKKALSLSLAGASVLAALSTFQVQAHGWVEYPSARQNTCYEDGGFWTNEIPNQACQAAFDASGAYPFVQRSEIAANVPNYRDMAHVKAIVPNGELCSAGDSAKAGLNIPSPYWQRTSITPDANNQIELVFFGKAPHNPSYWEFYLTKPSYDASLPLTWDDLELIDTAGDIFVDEQKRYRMKVTFPADRSGDAILYTRWQRIDVVGEGFYNCSDITLRSGGTTPPTDPTDPPTEPGNNLSVLGYFVPQGFGPVESGDTVRLRTFDATGAELVDISLAISANNTGTWAAELAGQFNGQQHKDWYIGIWHQGMNHYMYDSSNVFANQVHAPSANFSYALSLIKADTTPPTLPTNGWSKEKVYVAGDVVSHNGREWTAQWWTTGEEPGTTGEWGVWR is encoded by the coding sequence ATGAAAAAAGCACTTTCTTTATCGCTGGCTGGTGCCAGTGTTCTTGCCGCGTTAAGCACCTTTCAGGTTCAGGCCCATGGTTGGGTTGAATATCCAAGTGCCAGACAAAATACCTGTTATGAAGATGGCGGTTTTTGGACCAATGAGATCCCAAACCAAGCATGTCAGGCGGCGTTTGATGCCTCTGGCGCTTACCCATTTGTGCAACGCAGCGAAATTGCCGCAAACGTACCGAACTACCGTGATATGGCGCATGTCAAAGCGATCGTACCGAATGGCGAGCTTTGTTCTGCGGGCGATTCTGCCAAAGCGGGATTAAACATCCCTTCACCCTATTGGCAGCGCACGTCAATCACGCCAGATGCGAACAATCAAATTGAACTGGTGTTCTTTGGTAAAGCGCCGCACAACCCTTCTTACTGGGAATTTTACTTAACCAAGCCGAGCTACGATGCGTCATTGCCGTTGACTTGGGATGATCTGGAGCTGATTGACACCGCAGGTGACATTTTTGTCGATGAGCAAAAACGCTACCGCATGAAAGTGACCTTCCCGGCGGATCGCAGTGGTGATGCCATTCTCTACACACGCTGGCAGCGCATTGATGTGGTTGGCGAAGGTTTCTATAACTGCAGTGACATTACCTTGAGAAGCGGAGGCACAACACCACCAACAGACCCAACCGATCCACCAACGGAACCAGGTAACAACCTCAGCGTACTTGGCTATTTTGTTCCACAAGGTTTTGGCCCTGTTGAATCCGGTGATACGGTTCGCTTGCGTACCTTTGACGCGACGGGCGCTGAGCTGGTGGACATCTCATTGGCTATTTCTGCCAACAACACCGGCACTTGGGCTGCGGAGCTGGCGGGGCAATTTAATGGTCAACAACATAAAGATTGGTACATCGGTATTTGGCATCAAGGGATGAATCACTACATGTACGACAGCAGCAATGTGTTTGCGAACCAAGTGCATGCGCCAAGCGCCAATTTTAGCTACGCGCTTTCGTTGATCAAAGCGGATACCACGCCTCCAACGTTACCTACCAACGGTTGGAGCAAAGAGAAAGTGTATGTCGCGGGCGATGTGGTGAGCCACAATGGTCGTGAGTGGACTGCGCAATGGTGGACAACGGGTGAAGAGCCGGGAACCACGGGTGAGTGGGGCGTTTGGCGTTAA